The genomic DNA AGCGCAAATATCAATGCAGAAGATGTAAAACAAGTGGTAAATGGTCGCTAAATCCATTATTAAAACGCATACCATTATAATTACGGCGAGGCTTTACTCCGCCGTATTTTGTATCTTTTTCTAATAAGAACGGAGCATCATTGACACGGCAATCCTTTACCCATGAGCAAAGATTCTCACTTACAAGTATTTGGTCCAGACTCCCCCATTCTCCGTGATAACGATAAGTACCCCTTGCTCCATTGTGCCCATGTGCTCCCGTAGCTACATTGAACAACCCATGTTCATAAGCAAACTGTAACGAAGGACTATCTGCATAATCATTAAAATCCCCCATCACCAATATTTTGGGGTCTAAATATTTGTCACGAACGGAGTCTATTGCATTGCACAAACGTTCCATCACGTGTTTGCGAAAGGGTCGCGAATAAAGTTCACCACCCATACGGCTCGGTGCATGGAGCAGAAAGATGTGTAACGTATCGCCATTTTCTATTTCCCCTTCTACGTGTAGGATATCTCGTGTTGGGCGCATCTCACTTAGAGGTAGTACACGAATTGTATCAGCTTTTATCAATCGGAAGGAGAAAGGGGAATACAATAACGCTACATCAATACCACGAACATCATCGGAAGCAGTCATTACATATTCATAGCGAGCCTTACGTAACAAAGAACGACGAGTCAAATCAAAGAGTACACTATCGTTCTCAACCTCGCATAAACCCACTATATCAGGCAGTGTCCAACCGCTACTATCCTCACCACAAGAAATAATTGTCTGCCCTATTCTATTTAGTTTCTGCCAGTACTTAGTACGTGTCCAATGGCGAGGAGAGTCTGGCAGAAACTCATAATCATTCTTTAACGTATCATGCCGAGTATCAAACAAGTTCTCAGCATTGAGTTCAACTATCGTCAAACGAGTTTGAGCCATTGACAAGAAAGAACTCAACAGAAGCAAAAAGGTTAACCAGATGCGCATAAATTTCAGGGATGTAGAAAAGTTTTATTGTTTCTTTATCTCAATATCACGTGCCACATGATTACGTATTTTGGTCAGATAAGCTTTCATTCCAGCAGCATCTTTTTCGTCGATAATCTGCATCAACTCCTTTAACTCTGTACGAATCTGTGCCACCTGATCATAGGTATAAGGATTGAAGAGTATCTCTTGAAGCAGATAATCGTCTTCATTCAGAACCCCCTTAGCAATACGCATGTGTCGTTTGAAGGTTGTTCCCGGTGCATCTTGATGCTTCATCACAGCAGCAAAGACAAAGGTTGACACGAACGGAATACTCAATGAATAAGCCACCGTCTTGTCATGTTCCTCAAAACTATACTCATAAATATTCAGCCCCAGTCTCTGATAAAGGTCCTTAAAAAAGATTCGCCCCATATAATCACCTTCACTGATAATGATAGCATTCTCTTCACTCAGCTGATTGAGGTTAGCAAAGGTAGGACCAAACATAGGGTGTGTGGAGACGTAAGGATGACCACAATGGTCATACCATTCCTTCAAGCCTGTCTTCACTGAACTAATGTCTGACAAGACACAGTCTTTCGGCAATACTGGTAGTATCTCTTCAAAAGCAGATATTGTATATTTCACTGTCACAGCATTGATAACAAGCTCTGGTTGAAAGGCTTTCACTTCCTCCGAACTTGTAAACCTTTGACAATTATATGTATAGCGAAGTCGGCGTGCATCTTTCTCGTATGCCGCTACTTCATGGTCGAAACTAAGCAGGTCGATGAAAAAACTTCCCATCTTACCTGCTCCCATAATCAGTATTTTCATGTTTTTGGGTGTTGGGTGATGAGTGTTGGGCGATGATGAATTGTAGTGTTGGGTGATAAATGATAGGTGGTGAGTGATGGGTGTTGGGTGTTTACGAATTGTAATGGTGGGTGTTAGGTGATGAGTGGTGAGTAAAGAAAAGCATATTTAAGAGGATCCTACATAACGCCATCATATCCCCTTCATCACTATTCATCAACACCTAACACCCAACACCCAACACCTATCACCCTACTTATTCACAATCTCCAACTGCTGACGTACACTCTCTTCATGTATTAACTCAAAGACTTGAGCGGCAAAGTTGGCATCCATACCGCAAAGACTTGCTTGTGCACCACGCTTTTCAAGGATTTCATTATACCTTCCAGCCTGAAGGATAGTCATATTATGCTCTTTCTTAAACGTTCCTATCTCACGACAAATGCGAAAACGCTTAGCAAGAAGTCCCATTAAAGAGTTGTCAAGTTCGTCTATTTGTGCACGGAGAAATCTAAGCTCTTCGGTTGTAGAGGTGTGATCACGCACTACCAAAAGAGACAGAATATAATCCAGAATGTCAGGAGTTACCTGCTGTTCTGCATCACTCCACGCCTTCTCTGGCGTACAGTGGCTCTCAACAATCAGACCATCAAAGCCTAAGTCCATTGCTTGTTGACAAAGTGGTGCAATCAAGTCACGACGACCTCCAATATGACTTGGGTCACAGATAATTGGAAGTCCTGGTATCCTTCTACGCAACTCAATAGGGATCTGCCACATAGGAGCATTCCGATAGATTTTCTTATCATAGCTTGAGAAGCCACGATGGATAACTCCCAAACGCTTCAAACCAGCTTGATTGAGACGCTGAAGCCCACCAATCCATAGCTCAAGGTCTGGATTTACAGGGTTTTTCACCAACACTGGGATGTCCACTCCTCGCAAAGCATCAGCCAAAGCCTGCATAGCAAAAGGGTTGGCAGATGTTCTTGCACCTACCCACAGAATGTCCATGCCATATTTCAAAGCTAATTCAACATGCTCTGGTGTCGCCACTTCGGTTGAAATCATCATGCCAGTCTCTTCTTTCACACGCTTCATCCATGGCAAAGCCATCTCACCATTGCCCTCAAAGCCACCTGGCTTCGTACGTGGTTTCCATATACCAGCACGAAAGATGTGGCATCCTTTCGCAGCAAGGTTATGTGCCGTTGACATCACTTGTTCTTCTGTTTCAGCCGAACAAGGACCTGCAATGACGATTGGTCGTTCCTTATCACTCGGAAGTCGTAAAGGTTCTAAATCTAACTCCATAATCATATATCTTTTATTCTTTCTTTCTTAATTGTTCCCCAAAGGTAATATAAATGATACGAAAAACCATATTCTACCATTCCAAAGCTGCAATACGGTCACGTGCCTTCATCATCATTTCGTCCTTAGCACATAGAGAGATGCGTACATAACGACGACCATTACTTCCAAAGATGAAACCAGGCGTTATAAACACTCGTGCCTCGTGTAGCACACGCTCTGTCAACTGTTCCACATCAGCATACTTCTCCGGTATCTTACCCCATAAGAACATTCCTACTTGAGACTTATTAAAGGTGCAACCTAACAATGTCATTATCTCTTCTGCGATACCTCTACGATGACGATAAACCTCTACATTATATTGCTGATGCCAATCATCAGTATTCGTATTCATTGCTTCTGCAGCTGCCAACTGAATTCCACGGAATGTGCCAGAGTCTATATTACTCTTCACTTTTAGTATCCAAGAGATGAACGTTGGATTGGTTACGCACATTCCTACACGCCAACCCGGCATATTATAAGACTTTGAAAGGGAGTTAAACTCTATACAACAATCCTTTGCCCCGGGTACTTGTAATAGGCTCAACTTCTCCCCTTCATTGAGAATAAACGAATAAGGGTTGTCGTTTACCACAACGATATCATGGCGACGAGCAAAGTCAACTAAGCGTTGATAGGTTTCACGACGAGCATTTCCACCTGTGGGCATATTCGGATAGTTAGTCCACATCAGGCGAACACGGCTCAAATCCATTCTCTCCAAAGCTTCAAAATCTGGCTGCCAATCATTATCTTCCCTCAAATCATAGTTGATAACCTCTGCTCCAAGTAGTCGAGAAAGAGCGGTGTAAGTTGGATAACCGGGGTTAGGAACCAACACCTGTTCGCCAGGATTTACAAAAGCTAAGGTTACATGTAGGATTCCTTCTTTAGAACCAATAAGCGGCTGAACCTCTGTTGTCGCATCAACGTCAACACCATACCATCGCTTATAAAACCCAGCCATAGCCGAACGGAGTTCTGTGGCTCCGATTGTGGGCTGATAACCATGCTCTGTTGCTTGCGTGGCTACCTCACAAAGTTTATCAACAGTTTGCTTTGAGGGTGGCATATCCGGACTACCTATTGCCAAGGAGATAATGTCTTTCCCATCTGCATTCATCTTTGCCACTTCCTTCAGTTTACGTGAGAAGTAGTATTCTTGCACTTCATTCACGCGATTTGCTGGCTGTATCATAGGCAACTAAGTTTATATTGTATCCTTGTGTCTCATCTACTGAGGCATTGCCTCAGTACAACTGACCTCTAATTCTCCTTATACTCTCCCAGATCTTGATACTCTTCACCAAAGGCGTAATGGCATCTATCGACTGACGATAACGTGTGAGATTATCAAAAGTCAGGTCTACATAGAAGAGATATTCCCACTCATGACCAATAACAGGAAGTGATTGTATCTTCGTAAGATTAATATCATAGAAGGAAAGGATGGTTAATACCTTACTTAAAGAGCCTTCTTCGTGCGGAAGAGAAAAGACAACACTTGCCTTATCTACCTCTGTCAAAGGGCGAAGAAAGTCGGCCTTCTGTGGATGACAAGCCACAAGAAAGCGAGTAAAGTTATGTTTGTTATCTTCTATAGAGTCTTCCAAAATCTTCATTCCATAGAGTCTCGCCGCATCAGCAGAGCAGATTGCAGCACAACCACGACATTGATGCTCTACAATATAAGCTGCTGAACCAGCCGTATCTTCCTTTTCTACCGCTTTTATTGTAGGGTGATTGCTAAGAAACAAACGACATTGCATGAGCGCAACAGGGTGAGAGTGAACCTCCGTAATGGTTGACCAGTCGTCATCTGGCAGACAGCAGATACAATGTTTGATGTGCAGACGCTGTTCACCAACAACCGTTGTGCCTGACTTACGAAGAAGGTCATAATTATGTAACAGACTCCCTGCTATCGTATTCTCTATTGCAAGCATGGCAATGGCAGTAGGATCTGCACCCACTTTCTCAAACACCTCTTCAAAGGTGGTGCAACAAGTGAGTTGTACCTGTTCATCGGCAAAAAATGTATGGGCGGCAATATCGTGAAAACTGCCCCTTTCTCCTTGTATAGCTATTCGTTTCATCCGCTTCGTTCGCTTTATAGTTACATCTCCAAAGGTTACTAAACGAAAACGGTCCAACTCATTTTTGAGCGGGACCGTTTCGTTTTATTTTTCTATAATTATATGATTCTCATAAGTTGAAATCTACACGCAACCTCCCGCTTTACAATTATTTGCAAAGTAAAAATAAAAGTAACGGAAAGATACATAAGACATGCTCATATTCTTCAATTTTATTTATATTCGACTGCAAATATATTACTTTTATTTTTTACGACCAAACAATTTAGACAGAAAATAATCTTTTGTTATCTTTTTCTTACGATTTTACTTACATAAAAACCCCTTTCAACCTTATAAAAAAGCCGTAGATTTAAATCAACTTACTATAAAAACAACTCGTGCTCAGCATCTGCACAACTCGTGCATACCATCCGCACAATTGGTGTTTACCATCCGCACAATTGGTGTTAGACCTAAACACATCAGATAAAAATGAAATAAAAGACTCTTTATAGTCATTGATTAGACATAGCAACACACTAACAGCTAACTTGTTTAGGAACTATTTAACACAAATACATTGTAACTTTCTATTAAAAAAAGAAATTCTGAGCAACATATCAACTTTTTTACTATCTTTGCATAAGATAAAAGGAAAAGCTATGAAACAGTTATATGCAATACTGACAGCAACAATGCTTAACGTTGTGCTCTGTTCATACGCACAAGAGCAGAAACAATTCCGACTTGTGAACGGAAATGGTATGGAGGCGATTATCAGCAACTATGGTGCTCGCCTTGTTTCGCTTACTGCCCACAACTGGAATGGTAGATTGGAACCTGTCGTAAAGGGCTATACAAATAAGGAGGAATATAAGAAAGACAAGACCTTAGGAGCTACCCTCATCTATTTTGGTAAAAATAATAATGAGACCCTCTCAGACAAGACATGGGAAGTGGTTAGTTCTGACAACCAGTCAGTTACTTTACGACATGTGACATCAGAGGGAGAGAATGGATTAGAAGGAAAGTTAAACGTTACTGTTACCTATACCCTATCTGACCAAAATGCACTTGACGTAGACTATCGTGTTACAACAACAGCTGAAACAAAGTTGGAAGTTACAAATGGCATCTGCTTTAACCTATCAGGAGAGATGCACCGCTCTATCCTCAAACAACACCTTTGGGTTGATGCCGTTCAGATTAATACTTATAACGCTCAAAGACAGTTGACAGGTGTGCTTCAACGTATAAAAAACACTCCATTCGACTTTACCAAACCAAGAGAGATTGGTGAGCGTATCAAGAGTACGAGTAAAGGATATGACATCGCCTATCAGTTGCGACATCCAGACAACATGCAGAAGGCGGCGGCAATTCTCTTTGATGCACAGAGTGGACGTGCTATGACGGTCTATTCAAGCGAGCCAACACTTAACATCAACACTTATGGTAAGGAGAGTTGCAGTATTTCATTACAGCCAATTCACGCTGGATATAACAGTGGTATGGAGAAGGTAAGTAACGAATTACACCCAGGACAGGTATTCCATAGTGCCACGGTTTTCTTCTTCACAACTGATCCTCCACTGATTATGCGCACGAAATAATACGAAAGAATAAAGAACTTCAGTATTACTCGAAAGCGAATATACCCAGTTTGAAAAAGCACTAATTATCTTTAAAATCCTTGGCAGTTGGCTACCAAATATTTATATTTGCAAGTAAATGAGAAAATATAGTTTCATAATAGCAGCTATTCTCTGCGTACCATTGTATGCACAGAATACCAAAGGGAGTCACAATGGAGACACTTCCAATGTGGAGCCTATAGAGTCGGCACGCCTGCAAGGTCCACGTGAAGCCACAGAGGCTGAGAAGGAGTATGCCAGACGAATGGCTGAAGACCGTGCACAACAGGCACAGATTGACAATAACTTGCCTCTCATTACAGAGAACGGACAAACCATTACACCCAATGAATTCTATTATCCAGCTTGGGGTTATGGTATTGGAGCATGGAGATTACATAAGGGATTGAACATCAACCTTAGTGCTTCAGCCTTTGCAAGCTTTGGTCACGGAAGCAATCATGGTGCAGGCTTCTCACAGGATGTATCATTAATGTATGTAACAAACCTATCAAAGAAGGCTACATTGGCTGTGGGTGGATATGTAAACCATCTTACCTATCGTGGTGATAACTATTTCGTGGGTGGTATCAATGCTGTCTTTGGCTATCAGTTCAATGAACATTGGAGTGCATACGCCTTCGTGCAGAAAGCTTTCACATCTAACAACTTCGGAGATGCCTTTGGTTACGGAGGTTACAGTTCACCTTATTGGGCTGGCTATGGTGGCTTTGGCTATTCACCTTTCGGCTATGGTTATGCTTCAATGGGATATGGATATGGTCCTATGGGATGGGCATACGGAGCAGGAGTTAGTCGCTATATGGACAGGATTGGTGGCGGTGTAACCTATCAATGGGGGTCTCACAATCAGAACTCAGTATCAGTAAGTGTAGAATTCGACCATGTTCCGACACAACATAATGGCTTCTATAATATCAATCGTTATGATTATCCTGTAAGATAAGGAAACAAACAATAAGTTCACATAAAAAGAATAGAGTTTACTATTACCACAGCGCATTCGCTGATAAGTAATTAGTAAACTCTATTTTTTGTTGAAACAAAAGTTGATTTACTTCATCCAGCGCAAGCGCAGACTATTTAATACAACACTAACGCTGGAGAATGCCATTAGAGCACTTGCCCAAGATGGGGTAATCTGCCAATCGATACCAAAAGCGTAAAGCAGACCTGCGGCTAATGGGATACAAACGATATTATAGATAAAAGCCCAAAAGAGGTTTTCCCAAATCATACGTACTGTATTGCGACTCAACTGTATTGCTTCTGGGATAGCAGACAAATCATCTCCCATGAGTGTCACCTGTGCTACATCCATAGCGACATCCGTTCCCTTACCAATAGCAATACTTACATCTGCCAAAGCCAAGGCTTGTGTATCGTTAATACCGTCACCTACCATTGCTACACACTTTCCTTCGGCTTGCAACTTCCTAACAAGATTCTCCTTATCTTGTGGCAACACCTTACTATGATAGTGTTTTATACCAGCCTTTTCAGCCCAATAACGAGCTGCCTCGTCCTTATCTCCACTCATCATATAGACCTCAATCCCCTTCTTCTGCAGCTCATCCATTGCCTCACGAGCATTAGGCTTTAATGTTTCACGCTCTTCAAAAGGAAGGTTATCAGCCTTTGTAAAATCGATGTTCTTATTCGGAATGGTCAAAGTACCAGTCTTATCGGTCACCAACACATCTACCTTACGCAGACTCTCTAAGGCTGCAGCATCTTTAATAAGGATTTGTTTCTGAGCGGCTTTACCAATACCAACCATCAGGGCAGTAGGTGTTGCCAATCCCATTGCACATGGACAAGCAATAACTAAGACGGCAACAGCCGACATGATTGCCTGTGGTAAAGCACTATTCCCTCCTATCAACCACCATAAAAGGAAGGTAACAAGAGCAATACAAGCTACCACTGGAACAAATACTAAGGCTGCCTTATCAACGATTCGTTGGACTGGAGCCTTTGAACCTTGTGCTTCTTGCACCATTTTAATTATGTGAGCTAAGGCTGTGTCCTCACCAACTTGACGAGCACGCATGCGGAACTTACCTTGACTTGGTATTGTTCCTGCCAACACCTTTGAGCCTTTTTTCTTTTCCGCAGGCGTTGGCTCGCCCGTTATCATACTCTCATCAACGTAGGCTGCATCAACTGTCATAAAGCTTTCTGCCCAAATCACCTCACCATCTACAGGTACCTTTTCACCAGGACGAACCTCCAAAACATCCCCAACCTCAATGGTTGAGAGTGGAACCTCCTCTATCTTGTCTCCATCAACGATATGTGCTGTCTTCGGAGCCATACCCATCATCTGACGAATAGAAGATGCCGTACCATCCTTAGCCTTCTCTTCTAACAGTCTACCAGTCAAAACGAAGGTAATAATCATTACTGAAGCATCAAAGTAGGTGTGCCATACAACTCCCCTACTTGCCCATACAGCATCTCCCCAAAACGTATTAAATGTACTGAAAAGAAAGGCAATACCCGTAGACAAAGCCACCAATGTATCCATGTTTGCACTGCCATGACGCAACTGTCTAAACGAAGACACATAGAACTGGCGACCGCAATAAAGCATGTTTGCCAGAGCTATCAATAATGCAACCTGATTGGCAATATCACGAGAACCCAAGTCTATCCATCGCATAGACACACACATCACGGCTACTGAGAACAGCCATGACAACAATGCCTTACGCTTCAACAGGACATATTCACGTTTCTCTATCTCTTCAACAGATGTATCTTTATCAATGACCAAGTCGTAACCAAGCGCATTAATGTCAGCCTTCATCTTCTCAAGTGATATAACATGCGGGTCATAGTCTATCAAAGCAGACCGCCCAGGAAGTGAAACGGATGCAGTATTGACACCTTCCAGTTCGTTCAACCTTCTTTCAACATTGGCTGAACAAGCTGAACAAGCCATACCAATAACTGGAATTGTTTGCTTCATAATATAAACAATTATAGACTCATCTCAAAACGTCCGCTATTGTCTACCGCCTCCTTCAGCTGAGATGGACTAACAAGACTGTCATCATACTCTACTGTAACATCTGCATCTGCAAGATTTGCGTCTGCAGAAACTACACCTGGAATAGTTTTTAAAGCATTCTCTACCGTTGCCTTACAATGACCACACTTCATACCACTTACTGCAAAAACACTCTTCTTCATAATTCTTTCCTTTCTATTACTCTTATAATGTTATAAAATATCTTCTACTTAACACCTGCAAAGTTACACATATATTATTAAAGATGTCTTATAGAATTATGGATAAAGATTATAACTTATCGTATTGCCTCATAAGTAAAGCAAACAATACTATTTAAAGGTGTCCGATTTAGCATATCAAAGGCTGCGAAATATCTTTACACAAATCACACCTCATTCAGTATTAAAACATCAAAAAATCCCCTTAAAACACGCTCTTATAACTATCACGATATCAAATAGTTATAAAAGCGTGTAAGAAGAGGTGCTTATTTAGGGTTCAAAAGGGCGTTAGTAAATTTCTTAAAGGGCATCTTTTAGAAGTCTATTAAGGCTTAATTGCAATGCTATTAACGCCCTATTGAAATTTTATGGGTAAAATATTATTACAAAGAACACTGCTTTACGCCATTAAAACACTCATCTATTACCTCTCTATATACTTCTCCCTCACATCCTAAACATAACAACAATACTAACACTCACCTAAAGAGTATAAGATTATCGTAAACAAGAACTGTTTAAAGTTTATCTAACGGTGTTCGAAGATTATCTTTCATCGCCTTGAATTGACTTGGAGTAATGCCAGTTACTGACTTAAACTGACTGGAAAGATAAGCCACAGAGGAATAATTCATATGAAAGGCTATCTGCGTCAAGGTCAACTCATCATAACGAATAAACTCTTTCACCCGCTCTATACGTAACTCAATATAATATCTTTCGATAGTCTTTCCTTCAACCTCTGAGAAGAGTTTTGAAAGCGCACTATAGTCCTGACGAAGTTCAGATGAAAGATAATCACTAAGATTGGTTGAACTTTGATTATCATGGTAATGTACAAGTCTGATTAAAGCAGACTTGATGTGATCGATGATTTGCTGACGACGATCGTCAAGAAGTTCGAAACCGAGCTCTTTAAGGGCTGTCCGAAGGATAGAAAGTTGGACAGAAGAAGGGTCTTCCTCAATACTAACCTCACCTAATTCAACCTTTTGGGGGTGTAGTCCAACCTGCTGCAAAGTTTGGCTAACAGCCATCTTACAGCGATCACAAACCATATTTTTAATATAAAGTGTACTCATACTGTTGCTTTCTTTGCTGCTGCTTCACGTGAAAACTCACGGAAGGTGTAAATAACAATCGGTACTGTAAGCGTGA from Prevotella melaninogenica includes the following:
- a CDS encoding heavy metal translocating P-type ATPase, translated to MKQTIPVIGMACSACSANVERRLNELEGVNTASVSLPGRSALIDYDPHVISLEKMKADINALGYDLVIDKDTSVEEIEKREYVLLKRKALLSWLFSVAVMCVSMRWIDLGSRDIANQVALLIALANMLYCGRQFYVSSFRQLRHGSANMDTLVALSTGIAFLFSTFNTFWGDAVWASRGVVWHTYFDASVMIITFVLTGRLLEEKAKDGTASSIRQMMGMAPKTAHIVDGDKIEEVPLSTIEVGDVLEVRPGEKVPVDGEVIWAESFMTVDAAYVDESMITGEPTPAEKKKGSKVLAGTIPSQGKFRMRARQVGEDTALAHIIKMVQEAQGSKAPVQRIVDKAALVFVPVVACIALVTFLLWWLIGGNSALPQAIMSAVAVLVIACPCAMGLATPTALMVGIGKAAQKQILIKDAAALESLRKVDVLVTDKTGTLTIPNKNIDFTKADNLPFEERETLKPNAREAMDELQKKGIEVYMMSGDKDEAARYWAEKAGIKHYHSKVLPQDKENLVRKLQAEGKCVAMVGDGINDTQALALADVSIAIGKGTDVAMDVAQVTLMGDDLSAIPEAIQLSRNTVRMIWENLFWAFIYNIVCIPLAAGLLYAFGIDWQITPSWASALMAFSSVSVVLNSLRLRWMK
- a CDS encoding prephenate dehydrogenase, whose amino-acid sequence is MKILIMGAGKMGSFFIDLLSFDHEVAAYEKDARRLRYTYNCQRFTSSEEVKAFQPELVINAVTVKYTISAFEEILPVLPKDCVLSDISSVKTGLKEWYDHCGHPYVSTHPMFGPTFANLNQLSEENAIIISEGDYMGRIFFKDLYQRLGLNIYEYSFEEHDKTVAYSLSIPFVSTFVFAAVMKHQDAPGTTFKRHMRIAKGVLNEDDYLLQEILFNPYTYDQVAQIRTELKELMQIIDEKDAAGMKAYLTKIRNHVARDIEIKKQ
- a CDS encoding pyridoxal phosphate-dependent aminotransferase, with the translated sequence MIQPANRVNEVQEYYFSRKLKEVAKMNADGKDIISLAIGSPDMPPSKQTVDKLCEVATQATEHGYQPTIGATELRSAMAGFYKRWYGVDVDATTEVQPLIGSKEGILHVTLAFVNPGEQVLVPNPGYPTYTALSRLLGAEVINYDLREDNDWQPDFEALERMDLSRVRLMWTNYPNMPTGGNARRETYQRLVDFARRHDIVVVNDNPYSFILNEGEKLSLLQVPGAKDCCIEFNSLSKSYNMPGWRVGMCVTNPTFISWILKVKSNIDSGTFRGIQLAAAEAMNTNTDDWHQQYNVEVYRHRRGIAEEIMTLLGCTFNKSQVGMFLWGKIPEKYADVEQLTERVLHEARVFITPGFIFGSNGRRYVRISLCAKDEMMMKARDRIAALEW
- a CDS encoding aldose epimerase, with the translated sequence MKQLYAILTATMLNVVLCSYAQEQKQFRLVNGNGMEAIISNYGARLVSLTAHNWNGRLEPVVKGYTNKEEYKKDKTLGATLIYFGKNNNETLSDKTWEVVSSDNQSVTLRHVTSEGENGLEGKLNVTVTYTLSDQNALDVDYRVTTTAETKLEVTNGICFNLSGEMHRSILKQHLWVDAVQINTYNAQRQLTGVLQRIKNTPFDFTKPREIGERIKSTSKGYDIAYQLRHPDNMQKAAAILFDAQSGRAMTVYSSEPTLNINTYGKESCSISLQPIHAGYNSGMEKVSNELHPGQVFHSATVFFFTTDPPLIMRTK
- a CDS encoding bifunctional 3-deoxy-7-phosphoheptulonate synthase/chorismate mutase type II — translated: MELDLEPLRLPSDKERPIVIAGPCSAETEEQVMSTAHNLAAKGCHIFRAGIWKPRTKPGGFEGNGEMALPWMKRVKEETGMMISTEVATPEHVELALKYGMDILWVGARTSANPFAMQALADALRGVDIPVLVKNPVNPDLELWIGGLQRLNQAGLKRLGVIHRGFSSYDKKIYRNAPMWQIPIELRRRIPGLPIICDPSHIGGRRDLIAPLCQQAMDLGFDGLIVESHCTPEKAWSDAEQQVTPDILDYILSLLVVRDHTSTTEELRFLRAQIDELDNSLMGLLAKRFRICREIGTFKKEHNMTILQAGRYNEILEKRGAQASLCGMDANFAAQVFELIHEESVRQQLEIVNK
- a CDS encoding heavy-metal-associated domain-containing protein; protein product: MKKSVFAVSGMKCGHCKATVENALKTIPGVVSADANLADADVTVEYDDSLVSPSQLKEAVDNSGRFEMSL
- a CDS encoding AraC family transcriptional regulator produces the protein MSTLYIKNMVCDRCKMAVSQTLQQVGLHPQKVELGEVSIEEDPSSVQLSILRTALKELGFELLDDRRQQIIDHIKSALIRLVHYHDNQSSTNLSDYLSSELRQDYSALSKLFSEVEGKTIERYYIELRIERVKEFIRYDELTLTQIAFHMNYSSVAYLSSQFKSVTGITPSQFKAMKDNLRTPLDKL
- a CDS encoding endonuclease/exonuclease/phosphatase family protein; this translates as MRIWLTFLLLLSSFLSMAQTRLTIVELNAENLFDTRHDTLKNDYEFLPDSPRHWTRTKYWQKLNRIGQTIISCGEDSSGWTLPDIVGLCEVENDSVLFDLTRRSLLRKARYEYVMTASDDVRGIDVALLYSPFSFRLIKADTIRVLPLSEMRPTRDILHVEGEIENGDTLHIFLLHAPSRMGGELYSRPFRKHVMERLCNAIDSVRDKYLDPKILVMGDFNDYADSPSLQFAYEHGLFNVATGAHGHNGARGTYRYHGEWGSLDQILVSENLCSWVKDCRVNDAPFLLEKDTKYGGVKPRRNYNGMRFNNGFSDHLPLVLHLLH